A genomic region of Candidatus Binatia bacterium contains the following coding sequences:
- a CDS encoding TetR/AcrR family transcriptional regulator — protein MAPAKSNSGKDTRVKILNAAEELILEAGSSGLVLDEVARRAGVSKGGLLYHFGSKAELVSGLLERRIAYYDEITDPQKTSGDESPGSSTRAYLDSAVSDDGRPADKSAQLLATLLATFGSEPQVLDPLREAFARWQQEIETDAIDPVEATIVRLAADGLWLTQLLGLTPLSQELAVEVVRKLKERTR, from the coding sequence ATGGCGCCTGCGAAGAGCAATTCCGGCAAGGATACCCGAGTCAAAATCCTGAATGCGGCCGAAGAGTTGATTCTCGAAGCCGGCTCGAGCGGTCTGGTCCTGGATGAAGTCGCGCGGCGCGCCGGTGTGAGCAAAGGCGGGCTTCTCTACCATTTCGGGAGCAAGGCGGAGCTTGTTTCAGGCCTGCTCGAGCGACGAATCGCCTACTACGACGAAATCACGGATCCACAGAAGACCTCCGGCGACGAGAGCCCCGGCAGTTCCACCCGCGCCTACCTCGACTCGGCCGTAAGCGACGACGGCCGACCCGCCGACAAGTCGGCTCAACTCCTTGCGACATTGCTCGCCACCTTTGGCAGCGAACCGCAGGTTCTCGACCCTCTACGCGAAGCTTTCGCCCGATGGCAGCAAGAGATTGAAACTGACGCGATCGATCCAGTCGAGGCAACCATTGTTCGACTCGCAGCGGATGGCCTCTGGCTAACCCAACTTTTGGGGCTCACACCTCTCTCTCAAGAACTCGCGGTGGAGGTCGTTCGCAAATTGAAGGAACGCACCCGTTGA
- a CDS encoding MBL fold metallo-hydrolase — translation MAADWGTQERRLGQHVSVLVGADLGKYPSGNSLLVRGHTETIIIDPSIDVVNRGGAPLPVDAVLNSHAHEDHLAGNSLFHDARIHIHEADLPGAQSIDGLMGIYGFEGEGRHAFEKIVVEEFHFAPRPDAVGFSDGDRFDLGGTSIEAVHLPGHTRGHSGFRISDGVFFLSDIDLTGFGPYYGDVWSDLEDFEASLQQVRDEEADFYVTFHHKGVIEGRPAFLALLDDFAAVIPRRHEAMLKYLGEPHTIEEMVAHRFIYRPHIQSPYADQVERRCAHLHLQRMQSRGEAKEVEPGRFQHCS, via the coding sequence ATGGCAGCGGACTGGGGAACGCAGGAACGGCGCCTTGGCCAACACGTCAGTGTCCTCGTCGGAGCCGATCTCGGGAAATATCCCTCAGGCAACAGCCTGCTGGTCCGGGGACACACCGAAACCATCATCATCGACCCGTCGATCGATGTTGTGAATCGCGGGGGGGCCCCACTTCCTGTGGATGCCGTGCTCAACAGCCACGCCCACGAGGATCATCTCGCTGGCAATAGTCTGTTTCACGATGCGCGTATTCACATCCACGAAGCCGACCTCCCCGGAGCCCAATCCATTGATGGCCTGATGGGCATCTACGGATTCGAGGGAGAAGGCCGACACGCATTCGAAAAGATCGTGGTCGAAGAGTTTCACTTTGCCCCGAGACCGGATGCGGTTGGATTCAGCGATGGCGACCGGTTCGATCTGGGTGGCACAAGTATCGAGGCGGTTCACCTGCCTGGCCACACGCGGGGTCATAGCGGGTTTCGGATCTCGGACGGTGTTTTTTTCCTGTCGGATATCGACCTTACGGGATTTGGTCCCTACTACGGTGATGTCTGGAGCGACCTCGAGGATTTCGAAGCCAGCTTGCAGCAAGTCCGCGACGAAGAGGCCGATTTCTATGTCACCTTCCACCACAAGGGCGTCATCGAGGGCCGGCCGGCTTTCCTTGCCCTGCTCGATGATTTTGCCGCCGTCATTCCGCGCCGCCATGAAGCCATGCTCAAATACCTCGGCGAGCCGCATACGATCGAGGAGATGGTCGCACACCGATTTATCTACCGCCCTCATATTCAGTCACCCTATGCCGATCAGGTCGAGCGCCGTTGCGCCCATCTCCACCTCCAGCGCATGCAGTCCCGGGGCGAAGCCAAAGAGGTCGAACCGGGGCGCTTTCAGCATTGCAGTTAA
- a CDS encoding thiolase domain-containing protein codes for MAELCGIVGIGQTELAAKRIDVSMPGLVREAAERALQDAELTWADIDAVVVGKAPDTFEGCLLPELYLADALGGAGKPMLRVHTAGSVGGSTANVAASLIQGGIHDRILTVAYEKQSESNAMWALTISAPFGVSVVAGAGGFFAPLIRGYMRRSGAPEDTGILTAVKDRLNALKNPYAHLKLPDISYDMVKESPMLWDPIRYLETCPSSDGACAMVMAREDLADKASKKPAWVHATAMRSEPTMFAGRDAINPEAGKQCARELYAKAGITNPRKEIDCAEVYVPFAWFEAMWMENLGFAPEGEGWKAVHDGSTELDGDIPWNMSGGVLSSNPIGASGMLRFAEAAMQVRGQAGEHQVDGAKVALGHAYGGGSQYFSMWLVGAEKP; via the coding sequence ATGGCTGAACTCTGTGGAATCGTCGGAATCGGTCAAACCGAACTCGCGGCCAAGCGCATCGACGTCTCGATGCCCGGTCTGGTGCGGGAAGCCGCCGAACGCGCCTTGCAGGACGCCGAGCTGACTTGGGCGGACATCGATGCCGTGGTCGTCGGAAAAGCCCCGGATACCTTTGAAGGCTGCCTGCTACCCGAGCTCTATCTAGCCGATGCCCTTGGTGGCGCCGGCAAGCCGATGCTGCGCGTGCACACAGCCGGTAGCGTGGGCGGGTCGACCGCCAACGTGGCTGCCAGCCTGATTCAGGGCGGCATTCACGATCGGATCCTGACGGTCGCTTACGAAAAGCAATCCGAGAGCAACGCGATGTGGGCACTCACCATCTCGGCACCTTTTGGTGTCTCGGTGGTCGCTGGCGCGGGAGGATTTTTCGCTCCCTTGATTCGTGGCTATATGCGGCGCTCGGGAGCCCCGGAAGACACCGGCATCCTCACCGCGGTCAAAGATCGTCTCAATGCCTTGAAGAACCCATACGCGCACCTGAAGCTGCCGGACATCTCGTATGACATGGTGAAGGAATCCCCGATGCTCTGGGATCCGATTCGCTACCTCGAAACTTGCCCTTCCTCTGACGGCGCCTGCGCCATGGTCATGGCCCGCGAGGACTTGGCCGACAAGGCATCCAAGAAGCCTGCTTGGGTACATGCCACAGCCATGCGTTCGGAGCCGACCATGTTTGCTGGCCGCGATGCAATCAACCCGGAAGCGGGCAAACAATGTGCGCGCGAGCTCTACGCCAAGGCGGGCATCACCAACCCGCGTAAGGAAATCGATTGCGCGGAGGTCTACGTGCCTTTTGCCTGGTTCGAAGCCATGTGGATGGAGAACCTGGGCTTTGCACCCGAGGGTGAGGGTTGGAAGGCCGTCCATGACGGCTCTACCGAACTTGACGGTGACATTCCCTGGAATATGTCCGGCGGCGTCTTGTCCTCCAACCCGATTGGAGCCTCGGGCATGTTGCGCTTTGCCGAGGCAGCGATGCAGGTTCGCGGGCAGGCCGGCGAGCATCAGGTCGATGGAGCCAAGGTGGCATTGGGCCACGCCTACGGCGGCGGGTCGCAATACTTCTCCATGTGGCTGGTGGGCGCTGAAAAGCCCTAG
- a CDS encoding sulfatase has protein sequence MIWDRIRAIARNCILASLLWITPLAGCETRKALIPPEACRDCNVILVTFDALRADRMGVYGYSKNTTPNLNVFAEEAFVFEDNMSQSGTTISSLPSLFTGKFPDTDGLLQAKRRLGMSADQVTLADRMKASGRQTAAVVAHEYAKKKYGLGQGFEFFDDQYGDIEGIEKTGQRIRRMLDKLKPPFFLWIHFRQPHAPYESTPEDFRNFYKPASSEPTLTNHSHEKLLAKLRKTEPATVYTFGAVLKEMTPTLLKQWQAMYDGNLRQADRAFASLVRDLKSSDLYQDSIIIVAADHAESLGEHGIFDHNNLYWNDLHTPLLVRTPGTIGHRVDQPTMNVDILPTILRLTGEPPASEIRGMNLFAPDREMRPQIAEYPNRRTIKLGQFKLMEKPPGQSSPQLFNVEEDPGETRDLYAEKADIVAELEAILANIDGREPSVEDPLRDRLRALGYLH, from the coding sequence GTGATTTGGGACCGAATCCGAGCAATCGCTCGAAACTGCATTCTTGCCAGCTTGCTCTGGATCACGCCTCTAGCTGGATGCGAGACTCGAAAAGCTCTCATACCGCCAGAGGCCTGTCGTGATTGCAACGTGATCCTCGTCACATTTGATGCCCTGCGTGCCGACCGCATGGGTGTTTACGGCTACTCGAAAAACACCACCCCCAACCTGAACGTCTTTGCGGAAGAGGCTTTTGTCTTCGAGGACAATATGAGCCAATCCGGTACAACCATCTCCTCGCTACCCTCACTCTTCACCGGAAAGTTCCCGGACACGGACGGTCTATTGCAGGCCAAAAGACGACTGGGAATGAGTGCGGATCAGGTCACCCTTGCCGATCGCATGAAAGCGAGTGGGCGCCAGACAGCGGCTGTCGTTGCCCATGAATACGCGAAGAAAAAATATGGTCTTGGTCAGGGCTTCGAATTCTTCGACGATCAGTACGGCGATATCGAGGGCATAGAAAAAACTGGGCAGCGCATCCGACGAATGCTCGATAAATTGAAGCCGCCTTTCTTTCTCTGGATCCACTTTCGACAACCGCATGCGCCCTACGAGAGTACCCCGGAAGACTTTCGAAATTTCTACAAACCGGCCTCCAGTGAACCCACCCTGACAAACCATAGTCACGAGAAACTGCTTGCGAAGTTGCGCAAGACCGAGCCCGCCACGGTCTATACTTTCGGAGCCGTGCTCAAGGAGATGACCCCCACCCTGCTCAAGCAATGGCAAGCAATGTACGATGGGAATCTCCGCCAGGCCGACCGAGCGTTCGCCTCGCTCGTCCGCGATCTCAAATCAAGCGACCTGTATCAGGATTCGATCATTATCGTTGCCGCAGACCATGCCGAGAGTCTCGGAGAGCACGGGATTTTCGACCATAATAATCTCTACTGGAACGATCTGCATACGCCGCTGCTGGTGCGAACCCCCGGAACGATCGGTCATCGCGTCGATCAGCCAACGATGAACGTCGACATACTGCCCACCATCCTTCGCCTGACGGGCGAACCTCCAGCCTCCGAGATACGCGGCATGAACCTCTTTGCCCCCGATCGAGAAATGCGACCGCAGATCGCCGAGTATCCGAACCGGCGAACCATCAAACTTGGGCAATTCAAGTTGATGGAGAAACCTCCCGGCCAGTCATCGCCACAACTTTTCAACGTCGAAGAAGATCCGGGGGAGACACGGGATCTCTATGCAGAAAAGGCCGATATCGTGGCGGAACTCGAGGCAATCCTTGCCAACATCGATGGCCGTGAGCCCTCGGTCGAAGATCCCCTTCGCGATCGCCTCCGTGCGTTGGGATACCTCCACTAG